The following are from one region of the Paraglaciecola sp. L1A13 genome:
- the xerC gene encoding tyrosine recombinase XerC, with product MMSQPSLQPSLDKYFYYLKYERNLAPKSIQNYQRQLASICDVLDINTWAQLTVDHVRQILNQARRQGLSPRSIALRLSALRGYCSYLVEKNILASNPAKAVQAPKQGSPLPKQLNVDEMHQLLDFDDDSLLGVRDKAMLELTYSCGLRLAELADLNLESIQDDAQLRVMGKGSKERILPIGKTALGCLNEWLKVRGELVDGDEHALFLSKHRRRISHRQIAKRMQLWAKQQHLDQHINPHKLRHSFATHILESSGDLRGVQELLGHANLSTTQVYTHLNFQHLASVYDTAHPRAKRRK from the coding sequence GTGATGTCGCAGCCCAGTCTGCAACCCTCGTTAGACAAGTACTTCTATTATCTAAAGTACGAACGTAATCTTGCACCAAAATCAATTCAAAATTATCAACGTCAACTAGCAAGTATCTGTGATGTTTTAGATATAAATACTTGGGCGCAACTCACCGTTGATCATGTTCGGCAAATACTTAATCAAGCTCGCCGACAAGGCTTAAGTCCCCGCAGCATCGCACTTAGGCTTTCTGCGTTGCGGGGTTACTGCAGTTATTTAGTCGAGAAAAATATTCTAGCTAGCAACCCGGCAAAAGCCGTTCAGGCGCCTAAACAAGGTAGCCCGCTGCCCAAACAACTCAACGTAGATGAGATGCATCAACTGCTCGACTTTGATGATGATTCGTTACTCGGAGTCCGTGACAAGGCCATGTTGGAATTAACCTACAGTTGCGGTTTACGTTTAGCTGAACTAGCCGATTTAAATCTCGAGAGTATCCAAGACGATGCACAGCTGCGGGTCATGGGTAAAGGCAGTAAAGAACGCATATTACCCATCGGGAAAACAGCCCTAGGCTGCCTGAATGAATGGCTAAAAGTGCGCGGCGAATTGGTAGACGGTGATGAACATGCGCTGTTTCTCAGTAAACACAGACGTAGGATCAGCCACAGACAAATTGCTAAGCGTATGCAGTTGTGGGCCAAGCAACAGCATTTAGACCAGCATATTAATCCCCATAAGTTACGTCACTCATTTGCCACGCATATTCTCGAATCGAGCGGCGACTTACGTGGGGTGCAAGAACTACTAGGACATGCAAATTTATCTACGACTCAGGTTTATACACACTTGAACTTTCAACATTTAGCGAGCGTATACGATACGGCGCACCCCAGAGCCAAAAGGCGCAAATGA
- a CDS encoding DUF484 family protein, which yields MNEASGQQKSQLDVASTFAEPDGVTEQQVAEYLTQHPDFFVKHPIILEELQIPHAQKGSVSLVERQSEQLRQKVRLLNTKLSQLISIAKQNEAIYRIYADLNLRVLKCTDISSVQFVLEEIMQEQLNLSSVALKPYKGAFAIPEIQRKLFAEKRFKDNAFFFGRLSEHEKKLLFNDQQAESVALLRLGDNGELGILAIGSNDPGHFNPDMDTLLITQLQQFLSILLPKLIAY from the coding sequence ATGAATGAAGCATCTGGTCAGCAAAAAAGTCAACTCGACGTCGCCTCCACTTTTGCTGAACCGGATGGCGTAACTGAACAACAGGTGGCGGAGTATCTCACCCAGCACCCTGATTTTTTCGTTAAACACCCTATAATACTTGAAGAACTGCAAATACCTCACGCGCAAAAAGGCAGCGTGTCACTTGTCGAACGACAAAGCGAACAGTTACGTCAAAAAGTGCGCTTGCTTAACACCAAACTAAGCCAACTGATCAGTATAGCCAAGCAAAACGAGGCTATTTACCGAATTTATGCGGATTTGAACTTACGCGTGCTTAAATGCACTGATATTAGCTCGGTACAGTTTGTCCTTGAAGAGATCATGCAGGAGCAGTTGAACTTGTCATCGGTTGCGCTCAAGCCCTATAAGGGGGCTTTTGCGATACCAGAAATTCAACGTAAGCTTTTTGCTGAAAAACGTTTCAAAGATAATGCTTTTTTCTTCGGTCGCCTAAGTGAGCATGAAAAAAAGCTGTTATTCAACGATCAACAGGCAGAGTCAGTTGCCTTATTGCGCTTAGGTGATAACGGCGAGTTAGGTATTTTGGCAATAGGAAGCAATGATCCCGGCCACTTTAATCCCGATATGGACACGCTACTCATCACGCAATTGCAGCAGTTTTTAAGTATTCTGTTGCCCAAATTAATCGCGTATTAG
- the cysE gene encoding serine O-acetyltransferase — MDNNFWLTLRDEAKVMAEKEPVLATYVDECILKQDNFAGALSFILSNKLSDKVMSAEALRSMLSQAYRDQPLLVDATVFDIQATFERDPAVKSFLTVLLYFKGFHAIQVHRFAHMLWLMGRHELALFVQSRSSEVLSVDIHPAAYIGQGVMFDHATGIVVGETAVIEDNVSIMQSVTLGGTGNESGDRHPKVRRGVMIGAGAKILGNIEIGPGAKVGAGSVVLSDVPAHVTVAGVPAKIVGKPSCQNPCLTMRQNVLED; from the coding sequence GTGGACAATAACTTTTGGCTAACGCTTCGTGATGAAGCTAAGGTGATGGCTGAAAAAGAGCCCGTACTCGCGACCTACGTTGACGAATGCATTTTAAAACAAGATAACTTTGCTGGGGCATTGAGCTTTATTTTGTCTAATAAACTGTCAGACAAAGTCATGTCGGCCGAAGCACTGCGTAGCATGTTGAGCCAAGCCTATCGCGATCAACCATTGCTTGTTGACGCAACGGTTTTTGACATTCAAGCCACGTTTGAGCGTGATCCTGCAGTGAAATCTTTCCTTACAGTCTTGTTATATTTTAAAGGCTTTCACGCTATTCAAGTACATAGGTTTGCTCATATGCTCTGGTTGATGGGACGCCATGAATTGGCCCTGTTCGTGCAAAGTCGAAGCTCTGAAGTATTGTCAGTAGACATTCATCCAGCTGCCTATATTGGCCAAGGCGTGATGTTCGATCACGCTACAGGCATTGTAGTTGGTGAAACGGCGGTGATTGAAGACAATGTATCCATTATGCAATCAGTGACACTTGGCGGCACAGGAAATGAGAGTGGCGATCGTCATCCAAAAGTACGCCGAGGTGTAATGATAGGTGCAGGCGCTAAAATATTGGGCAATATTGAAATTGGGCCAGGAGCTAAAGTGGGGGCGGGTAGCGTGGTATTAAGTGATGTACCTGCCCATGTAACTGTCGCGGGTGTACCTGCTAAGATTGTTGGTAAACCGAGCTGCCAAAATCCGTGTCTGACCATGCGCCAAAACGTATTAGAAGACTAA
- a CDS encoding nuclear transport factor 2 family protein, with the protein MKISATRFTACARNAFFILVALSIFSSQSHAQQATANLDRIASFMQAYNAHDINAMLLNMTEDVKWLNVANNQLVAETANKNQLNEAMQAHFKAKPNARSQIKDSIALGDTIAIVEEAFSQKNGITSSQCAMSIYQLRKGLISSITYYATAKC; encoded by the coding sequence ATGAAAATATCTGCCACTCGTTTTACCGCCTGCGCGCGCAACGCCTTCTTCATACTTGTTGCGCTAAGTATATTTAGCTCTCAAAGCCATGCTCAACAGGCCACGGCCAACTTAGATCGCATTGCCAGCTTTATGCAGGCTTACAATGCCCATGACATCAATGCCATGTTGCTCAATATGACTGAAGACGTTAAATGGCTTAACGTAGCAAACAATCAGTTAGTTGCAGAAACCGCCAACAAAAATCAGCTTAACGAGGCCATGCAAGCCCATTTCAAAGCAAAACCGAACGCCCGTTCGCAAATAAAAGACAGTATTGCTTTAGGCGATACCATTGCGATTGTTGAGGAAGCATTTTCCCAAAAAAATGGCATCACATCGTCCCAGTGTGCGATGTCAATTTATCAACTGCGCAAAGGTTTAATTAGCAGCATTACCTATTACGCTACAGCTAAGTGTTGA
- a CDS encoding phosphatase PAP2 family protein, which produces MKTLTQTDTQLFHWLFGLTAKRDCRLVIWMSRTGDGHLYLILGLLLWIFEAEHGALFIYSALLAYSLELPVYLILKKFLRRQRPCDLLQNFNAHITPSDKFSLPSGHTAAAFLMASLIASFYPSMMILVYCWASIIGLSRVLLGVHYPSDIIAGAALGLSMSYFSLSLL; this is translated from the coding sequence TTGAAAACACTTACTCAGACAGACACCCAGCTATTTCATTGGCTCTTCGGACTTACCGCTAAGCGCGACTGCCGTTTAGTCATTTGGATGTCTCGCACAGGAGATGGCCATCTATACCTAATACTAGGTTTATTATTGTGGATATTTGAAGCTGAGCATGGCGCTCTGTTTATTTACAGCGCTTTGCTCGCTTATAGTCTTGAATTGCCTGTATACCTAATTTTAAAGAAGTTTTTACGTCGACAGCGCCCCTGTGACTTATTGCAAAATTTCAATGCTCATATTACGCCCTCAGACAAATTTAGCTTGCCCTCAGGCCATACTGCGGCAGCCTTTTTAATGGCGTCTTTAATCGCTAGCTTTTATCCATCAATGATGATTTTAGTGTATTGCTGGGCGAGTATTATTGGCTTGTCTCGCGTATTACTGGGTGTGCATTATCCAAGCGATATTATTGCTGGCGCCGCCTTGGGACTAAGCATGTCCTACTTCAGTTTATCCTTATTATAA
- a CDS encoding MJ1255/VC2487 family glycosyltransferase, which produces MKILYGVQGTGNGHTTRARVMAKAFNQRKDIQVDYLFSGREKDKYFDMQVFGDFASYRGLSFETRAGKISQYETLKAAKIRELYRDIKTVRAQDYDLVINDFEPISAWAAKLNNIPSISISHQAAFMHPIPKHASTLFDRLITRYFAPTDLQLGVHWYHFGHAIMPPFIEADDAKSLPSRTYLVYLPFEEIADVSALLDTFSEHDFVCFHPKIEVDHQIGNISWRRPSKMDFLHVLQSCSGVIANAGFELASECLHFGKKLLIKPLSGQFEQLSNAKTLTQLGLGQSMSTLDSDIVEEWLLKPAIERIEYPQNPDILIDWLLKRDWQAVNSLCDQLWSKVRFPQSVITQLDKLPVISR; this is translated from the coding sequence TTGAAAATTCTTTACGGTGTACAAGGTACTGGAAACGGTCACACAACACGGGCTCGAGTCATGGCTAAAGCGTTTAACCAGCGCAAAGATATTCAGGTAGATTATTTATTCTCTGGTCGTGAAAAAGATAAATATTTCGACATGCAAGTATTCGGTGATTTTGCCAGTTATCGTGGATTAAGCTTTGAGACCAGGGCAGGTAAAATCAGTCAATACGAAACCCTAAAAGCCGCCAAAATACGTGAATTATATCGCGATATTAAAACAGTCCGCGCCCAGGATTACGATTTGGTCATCAATGATTTCGAACCCATTAGTGCTTGGGCTGCAAAATTAAACAACATCCCATCTATTTCTATCAGTCATCAGGCTGCATTTATGCACCCAATACCAAAACACGCGAGTACTTTGTTCGACCGCTTGATTACCCGATACTTCGCACCTACCGACTTGCAGCTCGGCGTGCACTGGTATCACTTTGGCCACGCTATTATGCCACCTTTTATTGAAGCTGATGACGCAAAAAGTCTACCATCGCGGACATATTTGGTGTACTTACCCTTTGAAGAAATAGCCGATGTTAGTGCGCTACTTGACACATTTTCAGAACATGACTTTGTTTGTTTCCATCCAAAAATAGAAGTCGATCATCAAATTGGAAATATTAGTTGGCGACGCCCGTCAAAAATGGATTTTTTGCATGTTTTACAGTCCTGTTCGGGTGTTATCGCCAATGCGGGATTTGAACTAGCGAGTGAATGTCTACATTTTGGTAAAAAGCTTTTAATTAAACCGTTAAGTGGACAATTTGAGCAGCTTTCTAATGCTAAAACCTTAACGCAACTTGGCCTCGGCCAGAGTATGTCCACATTAGACTCTGATATTGTTGAAGAATGGTTACTCAAACCAGCAATTGAGCGCATCGAGTATCCACAAAATCCAGATATTTTAATTGATTGGCTGCTCAAACGAGATTGGCAAGCGGTTAATTCTTTATGCGATCAATTGTGGAGTAAAGTTCGCTTTCCCCAATCTGTTATCACCCAACTCGATAAACTGCCAGTTATCAGCCGTTGA
- the dapF gene encoding diaminopimelate epimerase has translation MQVQFSKMHGLGNDFVVIDNVTQNVFFSKEKIAQLADRNFGIGFDQLLVVEPPYDPEQDFHYRIFNSDGSEVSQCGNGARCFARFVKMKGLTNRNKIVVSTKAGRMVLYHERDGQITVNMGEPIFEPAKIPLKANKQENIYIIRNNEHTFFCGAVSMGNPHCVLLVDDVETADVEGIGKMLVAHERFPEGANIGFMQILNSGHIKLRVYERGVGETLACGSGACAAVAIGQLQKKLNKEVTVDLPGGTLKIRWQGPGSILKMTGTAEHVFDGNITL, from the coding sequence ATGCAAGTTCAGTTTTCAAAGATGCACGGCTTGGGTAACGATTTTGTCGTGATCGACAACGTGACTCAAAACGTTTTTTTCAGCAAAGAAAAGATTGCCCAATTGGCAGATCGCAACTTCGGCATCGGCTTCGACCAACTATTGGTTGTTGAGCCCCCGTACGATCCCGAGCAAGACTTCCATTACCGGATTTTCAATTCCGACGGGTCTGAAGTTTCTCAATGTGGCAACGGTGCCCGCTGTTTTGCACGTTTCGTTAAGATGAAAGGTCTAACGAATCGCAATAAAATAGTCGTCAGCACCAAGGCTGGCCGCATGGTGTTGTACCATGAACGTGACGGGCAAATTACGGTGAACATGGGCGAGCCCATTTTTGAGCCGGCAAAAATCCCACTTAAAGCCAACAAACAAGAAAACATTTACATTATTCGTAATAATGAGCACACCTTTTTCTGCGGTGCAGTTTCAATGGGAAATCCCCATTGCGTATTATTGGTCGATGATGTTGAAACAGCTGATGTAGAAGGCATCGGCAAAATGTTAGTTGCTCACGAACGATTCCCTGAAGGGGCAAACATAGGCTTTATGCAGATTTTGAACAGCGGTCATATTAAGCTACGCGTATATGAGCGCGGTGTGGGTGAAACTCTTGCCTGCGGTAGCGGTGCATGTGCCGCAGTGGCTATTGGCCAATTGCAGAAAAAACTAAATAAAGAAGTCACAGTCGATTTACCCGGTGGCACCTTGAAGATTCGTTGGCAGGGGCCAGGCTCAATCTTAAAAATGACAGGGACAGCGGAACATGTCTTTGATGGAAATATAACGTTATGA
- a CDS encoding biopolymer transporter ExbD → MKRKKHGAADDEAAIDMTPMLDIVFIMLIFFIVTTSFVKEKGLDVMRPKDTNSPPPKTNVKSLAIRVEQDGTIMMNSREVDIRRIVANIQSFLAENNTDSAAVQAHPKAKHGIVVEVINQAKEAGIANVSVLVGK, encoded by the coding sequence ATGAAAAGAAAGAAGCACGGCGCTGCTGATGACGAAGCAGCAATAGATATGACCCCCATGTTGGACATCGTGTTCATCATGTTGATTTTCTTCATTGTTACCACCTCTTTCGTAAAAGAAAAAGGTCTAGATGTTATGCGTCCAAAAGACACAAACTCACCGCCGCCGAAAACGAATGTTAAATCTTTAGCAATCCGCGTTGAGCAAGATGGCACTATCATGATGAATAGTCGTGAAGTGGATATCCGCCGCATCGTGGCTAACATTCAAAGCTTCTTGGCTGAAAACAACACCGATTCCGCAGCTGTTCAGGCTCATCCGAAAGCGAAGCACGGTATTGTGGTTGAAGTTATTAACCAAGCAAAAGAAGCAGGTATCGCGAACGTTTCAGTTCTAGTTGGTAAGTAA
- the rraA gene encoding ribonuclease E activity regulator RraA, translated as MEYNTSALCDLFADSVDVVEPMFVSFGGRASFGGEITTIKCFEDKGLILNALEQPGLGKVLLIDGGGSMRRALIDSTAAQIAFDNGWEGIICYGSVREVDDLEEINVGVHAIASIPVSADDKGVGEVDVAVNFGGVTFLPEDHVYADRTGIILSPEPLDVE; from the coding sequence ATGGAATATAATACGTCTGCATTATGTGATTTGTTTGCCGATAGTGTTGATGTGGTCGAACCTATGTTTGTAAGTTTTGGTGGTCGCGCGTCATTTGGTGGTGAAATAACGACAATCAAATGTTTTGAAGATAAAGGTTTGATCCTTAATGCGCTTGAACAACCAGGGCTTGGAAAAGTACTGCTGATTGACGGTGGTGGTTCGATGCGTCGAGCATTGATCGATTCAACGGCTGCGCAAATTGCTTTTGATAATGGCTGGGAAGGTATTATCTGTTACGGCAGTGTGCGAGAGGTTGATGATCTTGAAGAAATTAATGTGGGTGTGCATGCCATTGCGTCTATCCCTGTTAGTGCCGATGATAAAGGTGTTGGGGAAGTGGATGTTGCGGTAAATTTTGGTGGCGTGACCTTTTTGCCTGAAGATCATGTGTATGCAGACCGCACCGGAATTATTTTGTCACCTGAACCCCTAGACGTCGAATAA
- the lysA gene encoding diaminopimelate decarboxylase: MDFFGYKNEKLYAEDVSLQNIAQTHGTPCYVYSRATIERHWLAFDKAAGTHPHLVCYAVKANSNLGVLSVLAKLGSGFDIVSGGELLRVLAAGGDPTKVVFSGVGKTPEEIALGLEHNIKCFNVESPAELERISQVAVAENKIAPISIRVNPDVDAKTHPYISTGLKANKFGIEREQAVDVYRHAASLPNLVIKGIDCHIGSQLTEIAPFVDALDKLLLLIDELSANDITLSHLDVGGGLGVTYKDETPPHPDEYTQAITQRMSGREDLQLIFEPGRAIMANAGVLLTKVEFLKQGAEKNFAIVDAAMNDLIRPALYSAWQNIIPLDISLTRDSAVYDVVGPICETGDFIGKDRELAIEAGDYLAVRSAGAYGFVMASNYNSRCKAAEIMVDSDKVIVVREREKLEDLWRGESVL; this comes from the coding sequence ATGGATTTTTTTGGCTACAAAAATGAAAAACTATATGCAGAAGATGTATCACTGCAAAACATAGCCCAAACCCATGGTACTCCATGTTATGTTTATTCTCGGGCGACAATAGAGCGCCATTGGTTGGCATTCGACAAAGCAGCTGGAACACATCCACATTTGGTCTGTTACGCGGTAAAAGCTAACTCGAATTTAGGCGTATTAAGCGTATTGGCAAAGCTTGGCTCAGGGTTTGATATCGTTTCAGGCGGCGAATTACTGCGTGTACTAGCCGCAGGTGGTGACCCAACAAAAGTGGTATTTTCAGGTGTGGGTAAAACCCCTGAAGAAATCGCACTCGGTCTAGAACACAATATCAAGTGCTTTAATGTCGAATCACCAGCGGAATTAGAGCGCATCAGTCAAGTCGCTGTTGCTGAGAACAAAATTGCGCCAATCTCTATTCGCGTGAACCCAGACGTGGATGCAAAAACTCATCCGTATATCTCTACTGGTTTAAAAGCCAATAAGTTTGGCATCGAGCGAGAACAAGCTGTGGACGTATACCGTCATGCGGCCTCATTACCTAATTTGGTCATCAAAGGCATCGATTGTCACATCGGCTCTCAGCTAACTGAAATCGCCCCCTTTGTAGATGCCCTCGATAAGCTTTTATTGCTAATCGATGAATTGTCAGCAAACGACATAACGCTATCTCATTTAGATGTAGGAGGCGGTTTAGGTGTAACGTACAAAGATGAAACGCCGCCACACCCAGATGAATACACCCAAGCGATTACTCAGCGTATGAGCGGGCGTGAAGATCTGCAGCTTATTTTTGAGCCGGGTCGAGCCATTATGGCGAATGCGGGGGTACTGCTAACAAAAGTTGAGTTTTTAAAACAAGGTGCTGAAAAGAACTTTGCCATTGTTGATGCTGCTATGAATGATTTGATTCGCCCAGCGCTTTACTCCGCTTGGCAAAATATCATTCCGCTAGACATATCATTAACTCGCGATAGCGCCGTTTATGATGTGGTTGGTCCAATTTGCGAAACGGGTGATTTTATCGGCAAAGACCGTGAACTTGCCATAGAAGCGGGTGATTATCTGGCTGTGCGCAGCGCCGGTGCTTATGGATTTGTTATGGCGTCAAATTATAATAGCCGCTGCAAAGCAGCTGAGATTATGGTCGACAGTGATAAAGTGATAGTAGTGCGCGAGCGAGAAAAACTTGAAGATTTATGGCGCGGCGAAAGCGTGCTTTAG
- the fldB gene encoding flavodoxin FldB has protein sequence MSDTSFKIGLFYGSTTCYTEMAAEKIQTAFNRLFDEHVVDIFNIKDVPLSQAEQFDVLIFGISTWDFGELQEDWESCWQDISQLNLKDKTVALFGLGDQLGYAQWFQDALGMLHDELAILECKIVGYWPNEGYEFEESKGLTKDGSHFVGLSLDDENQYDKTEQRIESWTEQLLLELDSDGQ, from the coding sequence ATGTCAGATACGTCCTTTAAAATTGGCTTATTCTACGGTTCAACTACCTGCTACACCGAAATGGCCGCAGAGAAAATCCAAACTGCGTTCAATCGCTTGTTCGATGAGCATGTGGTCGATATTTTTAATATTAAAGATGTACCACTTAGCCAAGCTGAGCAATTTGATGTGCTCATATTTGGTATTTCAACCTGGGACTTTGGTGAATTACAAGAAGATTGGGAATCATGTTGGCAAGATATCAGTCAGCTCAACCTTAAAGACAAAACCGTTGCACTGTTTGGTTTAGGTGATCAACTCGGTTATGCACAGTGGTTCCAAGATGCCTTAGGTATGCTTCATGACGAGTTAGCAATTCTCGAGTGTAAAATAGTCGGCTATTGGCCCAACGAAGGTTACGAATTCGAAGAATCCAAAGGACTAACAAAAGATGGCTCCCACTTTGTCGGTTTATCTCTGGATGATGAAAATCAATATGATAAAACAGAGCAACGTATCGAGAGTTGGACCGAACAACTGCTATTAGAATTGGACAGTGACGGTCAGTGA
- a CDS encoding HAD-IA family hydrolase — protein sequence MIYYRKTGQIKAMTFDLDDTLYDNYPYIIRAEHALIEFLGSFADDPAHSHADYWRRHKHATLQQKPNLHSDMGLLRREVLTSGLQAFGHSGSALKNAVDEAFDFFYFERSNFQVSEDVTRILSELGERWPLVAITNGNVNLEQIGIADYFQKSFHASLAFPMKPNNAMFDAAQQLLNLPSDSILHVGDNLEKDVLGAKKAGFMSAWYADNRNMNLQNEDVTVLPDIQLQHLSELCTL from the coding sequence ATGATTTACTACCGTAAAACAGGCCAAATAAAGGCCATGACATTTGATCTCGATGACACCCTGTACGATAACTATCCTTATATCATTCGAGCCGAGCATGCCTTGATCGAATTCTTAGGTAGCTTCGCCGATGATCCTGCCCACAGTCACGCCGACTATTGGCGTCGCCACAAACATGCAACCTTGCAGCAAAAACCAAATTTACACAGCGATATGGGTTTGTTACGTAGAGAAGTTCTAACCAGTGGCCTGCAAGCATTCGGTCACAGCGGCTCTGCGCTAAAAAATGCAGTAGACGAAGCATTTGATTTTTTTTACTTTGAGCGTAGCAACTTTCAGGTCAGCGAAGACGTGACTCGCATTCTAAGCGAGCTTGGTGAACGTTGGCCTTTGGTAGCTATTACTAATGGCAACGTCAACCTTGAGCAAATTGGTATCGCGGACTATTTTCAAAAAAGTTTTCATGCCAGCTTAGCGTTTCCTATGAAGCCCAATAACGCCATGTTCGATGCTGCCCAACAGTTGCTTAATTTACCGAGTGATTCTATTTTGCACGTAGGGGATAACTTAGAAAAAGACGTGCTTGGTGCGAAAAAAGCTGGCTTTATGAGTGCCTGGTATGCGGATAATCGCAATATGAACCTTCAGAATGAAGATGTGACCGTTTTACCGGATATTCAGTTGCAACACTTAAGTGAGCTTTGCACCCTATAG
- a CDS encoding CLCA_X family protein, whose product MTLVAGQSRLHRPYYRNGTEHRAGANVSFHDIVKIFGFRTINIGKWVTAEEQQIAANLFFDAFCDLMDILQVPESVISLNGTLSLAFGTGGRKHSCAHYESQTKRLALAKNAGGGALAHEWFHAFDHYVCDKLFVASQAQNFASELWLDDHEMHTHPLNKKLSRCFENIFLSSNKKEANQYVLTSAAVDKEMKLFYFARPQELAARAFEAMVQDHSIRNAFLVQGTKKSPEAKLGIYPTDQHRFRVQHDFLDYFAHLGQAIEHKSPKAR is encoded by the coding sequence GTGACACTGGTAGCGGGGCAATCCCGTCTGCATCGACCCTATTACCGTAACGGCACTGAACATCGTGCGGGCGCAAACGTGAGCTTTCACGATATCGTTAAAATTTTTGGTTTTCGCACTATCAATATCGGTAAATGGGTTACCGCTGAAGAACAACAAATAGCCGCTAATCTTTTTTTTGATGCTTTTTGCGATCTGATGGATATCCTGCAAGTTCCAGAGTCTGTCATTTCCTTAAACGGCACGTTATCATTAGCCTTTGGTACAGGAGGACGCAAGCACAGTTGCGCCCATTATGAATCCCAAACCAAGCGTTTAGCCTTAGCTAAAAACGCAGGAGGCGGCGCGTTAGCCCATGAATGGTTTCATGCATTTGATCATTATGTATGTGACAAACTATTTGTTGCTAGTCAGGCGCAAAATTTCGCGTCCGAGCTATGGCTTGATGACCACGAGATGCACACCCATCCTTTGAATAAAAAATTAAGCCGCTGTTTCGAAAATATATTTCTAAGCAGCAATAAGAAAGAAGCCAATCAATACGTGCTAACCAGCGCCGCAGTTGATAAAGAAATGAAGTTGTTTTACTTTGCACGCCCCCAAGAACTCGCAGCTCGGGCATTTGAAGCGATGGTACAAGATCACTCCATACGCAACGCTTTTTTGGTTCAAGGCACAAAAAAAAGTCCAGAAGCCAAACTCGGTATTTATCCAACAGACCAACATCGCTTTAGGGTACAACACGACTTTCTTGATTACTTTGCTCATTTAGGCCAAGCAATTGAGCATAAAAGCCCTAAAGCTAGATAA